The following coding sequences are from one Rutidosis leptorrhynchoides isolate AG116_Rl617_1_P2 chromosome 11, CSIRO_AGI_Rlap_v1, whole genome shotgun sequence window:
- the LOC139876546 gene encoding exocyst complex component EXO70B1-like: MADNGEEKLIAVARHLAKTLGHTDNAFADDILQIFSNFDGRFKQKLNHNTNFDQTVKNLDRRISKYLTVDLPIWSNSVNAQSFLQSVDELTLLIRDCNDVVRDDHTVDSISIDRAEDLLQQCMFRLEEEFKRLMSESEYESIISGLDSRDSSDESVVFEDENDDDEVNESDVPVANRVSDYNITIDALPASTVNDLNEISKRMVSAGYGKELSYVYSTFRKEFIEESLSRLGFTSLQNKSSRCLIDSDADNDVEIEKWSKAIKMCVKVLYPSERMLCDRVFGFSCEAADLSFMDVCKVSVMDLLNFASGIAMGSKAPERLFTILDVYETIKDLLSEFEVLFSDDYSLFLRNEAVAVWKRLGESIRGIFTELENLIRRDSVKTMVPGGGLHPITRYVMNYLRAACSRATLKQVFDEKFSESLPSSSLSVQITWIMEILESNLVLKARVYRDPALSAVFMMNNERYIVKKVKDDELGTLLGDDWIRKQTSKVRQHHVNFQRSSWHKVVNTLKLDNSNLSSNVASKGLKDKLKVFNSQFDEICRTQSTWAIFDDQLREELKISVAGTLLPAYRNFLGRFHHLQDIGKYADKHVKFSIEDVEARIDDLFQATAVSGSSRK, translated from the coding sequence ATGGCAGATAACGGCGAAGAAAAACTCATCGCCGTCGCACGTCACCTAGCCAAAACCCTAGGTCACACCGATAACGCATTCGCTGACGACATCCTCCAAATCTTCTCCAATTTCGACGGCAGATTCAAACAAAAACTCAATCACAACACTAATTTTGACCAAACTGTTAAAAACCTTGACCGGCGGATCTCAAAATACTTAACCGTTGACTTACCGATTTGGTCAAACTCCGTCAACGCTCAATCGTTCCTCCAATCCGTCGATGAGTTAACTCTCTTGATCCGTGATTGTAACGATGTCGTTCGCGATGATCATACGGTTGATTCGATTAGTATTGATCGAGCTGAGGATTTGTTACAGCAATGTATGTTTCGATTAGAAGAAGAATTTAAGCGGTTAATGTCTGAATCTGAATATGAATCGATTATCAGCGGTTTAGATTCGAGAGATTCGAGCGATGAATCTGTCGTATTTgaagatgaaaatgatgatgatgaagttaatGAATCTGATGTACCTGTAGCGAATCGTGTATCCGATTATAATATCACGATAGACGCGTTACCGGCGTCAACGGTTAACGATTTAAACGAAATATCGAAACGAATGGTTTCTGCAGGTTACGGAAAGGAGTTATCGTATGTTTATAGTACTTTCAGAAAGGAGTTTATTGAAGAAAGCCTTTCGAGATTAGGCTTTACATCGTTACAGAATAAATCGAGCAGGTGTTTGATTGATTCTGATGCTGATAAcgatgtcgaaatcgagaaatggAGTAAAGCGATAAAGATGTGTGTGAAAGTGTTGTATCCTAGCGAAAGAATGTTATGTGATCGCGTGTTTGGGTTCTCGTGTGAAGCAGCAGATTTATCGTTTATGGATGTGTGTAAAGTTTCTGTTATGGATTTGTTGAATTTCGCGAGTGGGATTGCGATGGGGAGTAAAGCACCCGAAAGGTTGTTTACGATCCTCGATGTTTATGAAACGATTAAGGATTTGTTATCTGAATTCGAAGTGTTGTTTTCGGATGATTACTCGTTGTTTTTAAGAAATGAAGCTGTTGCGGTTTGGAAGAGATTAGGGGAATCGATTAGGGGGATTTTTACGGAGTTAGAGAATTTAATCCGTCGTGATTCGGTTAAAACTATGGTCCCCGGAGGTGGGCTTCATCCGATTACTCGTTACGTGATGAATTATCTTCGTGCTGCGTGTTCTCGAGCAACGCTTAAACAAGTGTTCGATGAGAAGTTTAGCGAATCTTTACCTTCGTCGTCTTTATCGGTTCAAATTACGTGGATAATGGAGATTTTAGAAAGTAATTTAGTATTGAAAGCTAGGGTTTATAGAGACCCTGCTTTATCAGCCGTGTTTATGATGAACAATGAGCGATATATTGTTAAAAAAGTTAAAGACGATGAGTTGGGTACGCTTCTAGGAGATGATTGGATTCGTAAACAAACATCGAAAGTTAGACAACATCATGTCAATTTTCAAAGAAGTTCGTGGCATAAAGTTGTGAACACGTTGAAACTAGACAATAGTAACTTATCGTCGAATGTTGCTTCAAAAGGGTTGAAAGATAAGCTTAAGGTCTTCAATTCACAATTTGATGAGATTTGTAGGACACAATCGACATGGGCTATATTCGATGACCAATTGAGGGAAGAATTGAAGATTTCGGTTGCGGGGACTTTGCTTCCTGCTTATCGAAATTTTCTTGGTAGGTTTCATCATCTTCAAGATATTGGGAAGTATGCTGATAAACATGTTAAGTTTAGTATTGAAGACGTTGAAGCTCGAATTGATGATTTGTTTCAAGCTACCGCAGTATCTGGGAGTAGCCGAAAGTGA